One Nitrospira sp. genomic region harbors:
- the thiE gene encoding thiamine phosphate synthase — MKGLYLVLDPTVRPDRPLPDLLREAAAHGVRLFQYRDKQATMKEAYAKALALRQAATDVGALLIVNDRCDLAMAVNADGVHLGQEDLPIVYARQLLGREKIIGLSTHNAAQVREAVIAQPDYVGFGPIFSTSTKADHDPVVGLEGLRAGRALTTLPMFAIGGITAESVGEIMAAGADGVAVISAILKAPDLGAAIRTFQRHLPIPDPQAP, encoded by the coding sequence CTGAAGGGGCTCTATCTCGTACTCGACCCCACGGTCAGGCCGGATCGCCCGCTGCCCGATCTCCTGCGTGAAGCCGCCGCGCACGGTGTCCGGCTCTTTCAATACCGGGACAAACAGGCCACGATGAAAGAGGCCTATGCGAAGGCGCTCGCGTTGCGTCAGGCCGCAACCGACGTCGGCGCCCTCTTGATCGTCAACGATCGCTGCGATCTGGCGATGGCCGTGAACGCGGACGGGGTACATCTGGGGCAGGAAGACCTTCCCATTGTTTACGCCAGACAATTGCTGGGGCGTGAAAAAATCATCGGGCTCTCGACGCACAATGCCGCTCAGGTGCGCGAAGCCGTCATCGCACAGCCCGACTACGTGGGATTCGGCCCGATTTTCAGCACGTCCACAAAAGCCGATCACGACCCGGTGGTCGGTCTGGAAGGATTACGCGCCGGACGCGCATTGACCACGCTGCCGATGTTTGCGATCGGCGGCATTACGGCTGAGTCGGTTGGCGAAATTATGGCGGCAGGGGCGGATGGTGTGGCAGTGATCTCTGCGATCCTCAAGGCTCCTGACCTCGGCGCGGCGATCCGGACATTCCAACGGCATTTGCCCATACCAGATCCGCAAGCTCCCTGA
- a CDS encoding SDR family oxidoreductase — protein MMPALSPAAQDVRERRTVLVTGGSGGIGRALCLAFAHAGYWVGVHYFRQRPAAEETLALLSRAGGQGALYQADVRSSHEVQTMFDAIRAQRGRLDTMLCNAGIASKHLLVNCPEEAWQQIIDTNLTGTYRCMTAAVDDMMTLGGGSIVVIGSVAGLQGTNGQAAYAASKAGLIGLVKTAAREWGPHNVRVNLVCPGWQQTRMAGDSFPTGERLDDHVLGRVSNLADVSRTICQLAQLSDMSGQVWNLDSRVL, from the coding sequence GTGATGCCTGCATTATCTCCCGCAGCTCAGGATGTTCGTGAACGCCGCACGGTACTGGTGACCGGTGGGTCCGGTGGAATCGGTCGTGCGCTCTGTCTGGCCTTCGCCCATGCCGGGTATTGGGTGGGGGTGCATTACTTCCGCCAACGGCCGGCAGCTGAAGAGACGCTCGCGCTGCTTTCGCGGGCCGGCGGCCAGGGTGCCCTCTACCAGGCGGATGTACGGTCGAGCCATGAGGTCCAGACGATGTTTGATGCGATCCGGGCGCAGCGGGGCCGGCTCGACACCATGCTCTGTAATGCCGGCATCGCGTCGAAGCACCTGCTGGTGAATTGCCCGGAAGAAGCATGGCAACAGATCATCGATACGAATCTGACGGGCACCTATCGCTGCATGACCGCTGCGGTGGACGACATGATGACGCTGGGCGGTGGGTCCATCGTCGTCATCGGGTCCGTTGCCGGATTGCAGGGGACGAACGGCCAAGCCGCCTACGCCGCGTCGAAGGCGGGGCTCATCGGGTTGGTGAAGACCGCGGCGCGGGAATGGGGACCGCATAATGTTCGCGTGAATCTGGTCTGTCCCGGCTGGCAGCAAACGCGCATGGCGGGTGATTCGTTTCCAACCGGTGAACGGCTCGACGACCATGTGCTGGGACGTGTTTCGAACCTGGCCGATGTGAGCAGGACAATTTGCCAGCTCGCGCAGCTCTCCGACATGTCGGGGCAAGTGTGGAACCTGGACAGTCGCGTTCTCTAG
- the bioD gene encoding dethiobiotin synthase, with the protein MGITKGVFVTGTDTGVGKTVVSAALVRRLVQMGCPVGVMKPVETGVLPGQLGESDAGRLLAAAGISDGIEEVSPYRLLAPLAPLAAASAQGRVIEMQEIMGRYERLASRYSCVVVEGAGGLLVPIGKDWDMRDLIGRIGLPVVLVGRAGLGGINHALLTLEGLRQRHCAVMAVVLNETALAATPAQQEQCASTVALLRERAGVPVLGPLLYQPRLGSDWSGAVEMMAQGSPIRELADLVWANAVGMSGSPRRGQEP; encoded by the coding sequence ATGGGCATAACCAAAGGGGTGTTTGTCACCGGTACGGATACCGGTGTCGGGAAGACCGTCGTATCCGCCGCGCTGGTCCGGAGGCTGGTCCAGATGGGCTGTCCTGTCGGGGTGATGAAACCGGTCGAGACCGGTGTACTTCCCGGGCAACTGGGTGAGAGCGATGCCGGGCGACTCCTGGCTGCGGCGGGAATATCCGATGGGATCGAAGAGGTGTCTCCCTACCGGCTTCTCGCGCCGCTTGCTCCCCTCGCCGCTGCATCCGCCCAAGGGCGCGTGATCGAGATGCAGGAGATCATGGGACGCTACGAACGGCTTGCGTCCCGGTACTCTTGTGTTGTGGTTGAAGGCGCCGGTGGTCTGCTCGTGCCGATAGGAAAAGATTGGGATATGCGCGACTTGATCGGCCGGATCGGGCTGCCCGTCGTGCTTGTGGGGCGGGCCGGACTAGGGGGCATCAATCATGCGCTGCTGACGCTGGAGGGCCTTCGGCAACGTCACTGCGCAGTGATGGCCGTCGTGTTGAACGAGACGGCGTTGGCCGCCACCCCAGCGCAGCAGGAGCAATGTGCGTCAACGGTCGCGCTGTTGCGGGAGCGCGCCGGTGTTCCAGTGTTGGGACCGTTGCTCTACCAGCCGCGCCTTGGCTCTGATTGGTCCGGCGCCGTCGAAATGATGGCGCAGGGCAGCCCGATCAGGGAGCTTGCGGATCTGGTATGGGCAAATGCCGTTGGAATGTCCGGATCGCCGCGCCGAGGTCAGGAGCCTTGA